A stretch of the Bordetella genomosp. 8 genome encodes the following:
- a CDS encoding biotin-dependent carboxyltransferase family protein has protein sequence MIRVLKPGALTQLQDLGRYGHQRYGVPVNGVMDEWSHRVANILVGNPDDAATLECTLTGPTLRFMPGGRGERLIALCGADMQASIDGMPAPLNQPLLVRAGATLAFGERRRGARVYLAVRGGFDVPAVMGSRSTFARGGYGGFEGRAIARDDRLPLGAADTGYPGATRLLVQCGLPFVSAGLFELPAPAGHPDGLRAIQGPQWQAYTEAARTAFREQPFRIDSRSDRMGYRLEGPRLALSEPLEMISEAVAFGTVQVPPDGNPIVLMADRQSAGGYPKIAYVASVDLPLLAQAMPGDTVRFAIVTLDEAQALYLEREASLAALRARVASAMGSAGVTPA, from the coding sequence GTGATACGCGTATTGAAGCCAGGCGCGCTGACGCAACTGCAGGACCTGGGCCGCTACGGCCATCAGCGCTATGGGGTGCCGGTGAACGGCGTCATGGACGAATGGTCGCACCGGGTGGCCAATATCCTGGTGGGCAACCCCGATGATGCCGCCACGCTGGAATGTACGCTCACCGGTCCCACGCTGCGTTTCATGCCCGGCGGGCGCGGCGAACGCCTGATCGCGTTGTGCGGTGCCGATATGCAGGCGAGTATCGACGGCATGCCGGCGCCCCTGAACCAGCCGCTGCTGGTGCGGGCGGGTGCCACGCTGGCCTTCGGCGAGCGCCGGCGCGGCGCCCGTGTGTACCTGGCGGTGCGCGGCGGTTTCGATGTTCCCGCGGTCATGGGCAGCCGCAGCACGTTCGCCCGGGGCGGCTACGGCGGCTTCGAGGGCCGGGCAATCGCACGGGATGACCGATTGCCCCTGGGCGCGGCGGACACCGGGTATCCGGGGGCCACGCGCCTGCTGGTGCAATGCGGCCTGCCTTTCGTCAGCGCGGGCCTGTTCGAATTGCCGGCGCCGGCGGGGCATCCGGATGGCCTGCGCGCCATACAGGGGCCGCAGTGGCAGGCCTATACGGAAGCTGCCCGGACGGCCTTCCGCGAACAGCCGTTCCGGATCGACAGCCGCTCCGATCGCATGGGCTACCGTCTGGAAGGGCCGCGTCTGGCACTGTCCGAGCCGCTGGAGATGATTTCCGAGGCGGTGGCCTTTGGCACCGTGCAGGTGCCGCCGGATGGCAATCCCATCGTGTTGATGGCGGACCGCCAGAGCGCCGGCGGCTATCCCAAGATTGCTTACGTCGCCAGTGTGGACCTGCCGCTGCTGGCGCAGGCCATGCCCGGCGACACCGTGCGCTTCGCCATTGTCACGCTGGACGAGGCGCAGGCCTTGTACCTGGAGCGCGAGGCGTCGCTGGCGGCGCTGCGTGCGCGCGTCGCCAGCGCCATGGGAAGTGCCGGGGTGACGCCGGCCTGA
- a CDS encoding CopD family protein, which translates to MLWIKTLHIVFIAAWFAGLFYLPRIYVNLAQQHEPAVRAVLLGMARRLFRFTTVLAVIAIVFGLWLYVGYGIGMGPGNGWMHAKLFFVLLIIGYHHACGVMLRKFEQGGKTRSHTFYRWFNEISVLLLFIVVALVVVKPF; encoded by the coding sequence ATGCTCTGGATCAAGACCCTGCACATCGTCTTCATCGCGGCCTGGTTCGCCGGCCTGTTCTACCTGCCGCGCATCTACGTGAACCTGGCGCAGCAGCATGAGCCGGCGGTGCGCGCGGTGCTGCTGGGCATGGCGCGGCGCCTGTTCCGCTTCACCACCGTGCTGGCGGTGATCGCCATCGTGTTCGGCCTGTGGCTTTACGTCGGCTATGGCATCGGCATGGGGCCGGGCAACGGCTGGATGCATGCCAAGCTGTTCTTCGTGCTGTTGATCATCGGCTACCATCACGCCTGTGGCGTCATGCTGCGCAAGTTCGAACAGGGCGGCAAGACGCGCAGCCACACCTTCTACCGATGGTTCAACGAGATCTCGGTACTGTTGCTGTTCATCGTGGTGGCGCTGGTCGTCGTCAAGCCGTTCTGA
- a CDS encoding KGG domain-containing protein: MGPEFQREIAAQGGRAAHRLGKAHRFTSQEARAAATKRHAARQSQPAASSESSPATAEHPKDR, encoded by the coding sequence ATGGGGCCTGAATTCCAACGCGAGATCGCGGCGCAGGGCGGGCGTGCGGCGCACCGCCTGGGTAAGGCTCATCGCTTCACTTCGCAGGAAGCGCGGGCTGCGGCCACCAAGCGGCACGCCGCGCGGCAATCACAGCCGGCGGCGTCATCGGAGTCGTCCCCCGCGACGGCCGAACACCCCAAGGATCGTTGA
- a CDS encoding glutamate-5-semialdehyde dehydrogenase encodes MSSQTVEQAMLALGENARRAARQMMSASGTAKVRALTAMADAIAGNRDALKAANRQDMDAARENGLTPALLDRLTLSDRTLDLMAEGLRQVAALPDPVGSIGPTTIRPNGMRVAQMRVPLGVIGIIYESRPNVTIDAAALCLKSGNAAILRGGSEALRSNLALAAIVRQGLDAAGLPAHAVQVVDTPDRAAVGKLITMTEHVDVIVPRGGKSLIQRISAEARVPVIKHLDGNCHVYIDADADLEKAHAIAFNAKTYRYGVCGSMETLLVHAAVADTVLPRLADALVSHGVELRGCPRTRELVPAAKPATDTDWAEEYLGPILAIRVVDTLDDAMDHIGRWGSGHTDAIVTENLSAAQRFQREVDSSSVYVNLPTVFADGYEYGLGSEIGISTNRLHARGPVGLEGLTTYKWVLSGEGQLRG; translated from the coding sequence ATGTCCAGCCAGACCGTAGAACAAGCCATGCTCGCCCTGGGCGAAAACGCCCGCCGCGCCGCGCGCCAGATGATGTCCGCCAGCGGCACCGCCAAGGTGCGCGCCCTGACCGCCATGGCCGACGCCATCGCCGGCAACCGCGACGCACTGAAAGCCGCCAATCGCCAGGATATGGACGCGGCACGCGAAAACGGGCTGACGCCGGCATTGCTGGACCGGCTGACGCTGTCCGATCGCACGCTGGACCTGATGGCTGAAGGCCTGCGCCAGGTCGCAGCCCTGCCCGATCCGGTGGGCAGCATCGGTCCCACCACGATCCGGCCCAACGGCATGCGCGTGGCGCAGATGCGGGTGCCGCTGGGCGTGATCGGCATCATCTACGAATCGCGGCCCAACGTCACGATAGACGCCGCCGCCCTGTGCCTGAAATCCGGCAACGCCGCCATCCTGCGCGGCGGCAGCGAAGCCCTGCGCTCCAACCTGGCCCTGGCGGCCATCGTGCGCCAGGGCCTGGATGCCGCCGGCCTGCCCGCCCACGCGGTACAGGTGGTCGATACGCCCGACCGCGCGGCGGTAGGCAAGCTGATCACCATGACCGAACACGTCGATGTCATCGTGCCGCGCGGCGGCAAGAGCCTGATCCAGCGCATCAGCGCCGAAGCGCGCGTGCCCGTCATCAAGCACCTGGACGGCAATTGCCACGTCTACATCGACGCCGACGCCGACCTTGAAAAAGCCCACGCCATCGCCTTCAACGCCAAGACGTACCGCTACGGCGTCTGCGGATCGATGGAAACGCTGCTGGTGCATGCGGCCGTGGCCGATACCGTCCTGCCGCGGCTGGCCGACGCCCTGGTCAGCCACGGCGTGGAACTGCGCGGTTGCCCGCGCACGCGCGAGCTGGTTCCCGCCGCCAAGCCAGCCACCGATACCGACTGGGCCGAAGAATACCTGGGCCCCATCCTGGCGATCCGCGTCGTCGACACGCTGGACGACGCCATGGATCACATCGGCCGTTGGGGCTCCGGACACACCGACGCCATCGTCACCGAAAACCTGAGCGCGGCGCAGCGCTTCCAACGTGAAGTGGATTCCAGTTCGGTCTACGTGAACCTGCCGACCGTATTCGCCGACGGCTACGAATATGGCCTGGGCTCCGAGATCGGCATTTCCACCAATCGCCTGCATGCGCGCGGGCCCGTGGGCCTGGAGGGCCTGACCACGTACAAGTGGGTGCTGAGCGGCGAAGGCCAGTTGCGCGGCTGA
- a CDS encoding LPS-assembly lipoprotein LptE, with product MNFARHKLGSTGARRGGPRWALRVASLALLALLSACGFQMRGTTPLPFDSLYIGIAPNSRFGAEVRRAIAAASPDTKLVETPKEAEAILQQVRNSRSMREVSLNAQGRVEEYELGLVFTFRVVDAKGRALLPDTTLEAYREMQYNDQVVQAKEGQAESLYRNMEQSLVSRIVRRLTAPDVRLAAQKLENTKPGDEQGPVYNINQPTPQQNDRLPWNRPSITNGPASPDDDGTY from the coding sequence ATGAATTTCGCCAGGCACAAACTAGGCTCGACGGGCGCGCGGCGCGGCGGTCCACGCTGGGCGCTGCGCGTCGCCAGCCTGGCCCTGCTCGCGCTGTTGTCCGCATGCGGTTTCCAGATGCGGGGCACGACACCCCTGCCCTTCGACTCGCTGTATATCGGCATCGCGCCGAATTCGCGCTTCGGCGCGGAAGTGCGCAGGGCCATCGCGGCGGCGTCACCCGATACCAAGCTGGTGGAAACGCCCAAGGAGGCCGAAGCCATCCTGCAGCAGGTCCGCAATTCGCGCTCCATGCGCGAGGTATCGCTGAACGCCCAGGGCCGTGTGGAAGAGTACGAACTGGGGTTGGTGTTCACCTTCCGCGTCGTCGATGCCAAGGGTCGCGCCCTGCTGCCGGACACCACGCTGGAAGCCTACCGGGAAATGCAATACAACGACCAGGTCGTGCAGGCCAAGGAAGGCCAGGCGGAAAGCCTGTACCGGAACATGGAGCAGAGCCTGGTCAGCCGCATCGTACGGCGCCTGACGGCACCCGATGTGCGGCTCGCCGCGCAGAAGCTGGAAAACACCAAGCCTGGCGACGAGCAGGGCCCGGTCTACAACATCAACCAACCGACGCCGCAGCAGAACGACCGGTTGCCGTGGAACCGCCCGAGCATCACCAACGGCCCGGCCAGCCCCGACGACGACGGCACGTACTAG
- a CDS encoding RDD family protein: MNTPTALSTPPRLRRFACMMYEAVLLFGVVFLADYLFDTLTQSRSGLMLRPARQFWLFLAIGVYFVVCWRRAGQTLPMKTWNIRLVARDGSAPSLSRLVWRYGLAWILPLIAALVVWGIESLTRWPATLMFIIAAPFAVFVGSWLDPEGQFLHDRWARTRLVTVPGAPRTTRKSPAGA, encoded by the coding sequence ATGAACACCCCGACTGCCCTGTCCACGCCGCCCCGCCTGCGGCGCTTCGCCTGCATGATGTACGAAGCCGTGCTGCTGTTCGGCGTGGTTTTCCTGGCGGATTATCTCTTCGACACGCTGACGCAGAGCCGCAGCGGCCTGATGCTGCGGCCGGCCCGCCAGTTCTGGCTTTTCCTGGCCATCGGCGTGTACTTCGTGGTGTGCTGGCGCCGCGCCGGCCAGACGCTGCCCATGAAAACCTGGAACATCCGGCTGGTCGCCAGGGATGGCAGCGCGCCGTCCCTGAGCCGCCTGGTCTGGCGCTACGGGCTGGCCTGGATATTGCCGCTGATTGCGGCGCTGGTGGTCTGGGGCATCGAGTCGCTGACCCGCTGGCCTGCCACCCTGATGTTCATCATCGCCGCGCCGTTTGCGGTGTTCGTCGGCTCCTGGCTGGACCCGGAAGGGCAGTTCCTGCATGACCGCTGGGCGCGCACGCGGCTGGTCACCGTGCCAGGGGCCCCCCGGACCACGCGCAAGAGCCCGGCCGGCGCCTGA
- a CDS encoding MarR family winged helix-turn-helix transcriptional regulator, protein MSHSASPRGDAALLLENQLCFALYSTSLAMSKVYRKLLSQLDLTYPQYLVMLVLWEQDGLTVSAIGERLFLDSATLTPLLKRLEAAGLVQRVRAERDERQVIVSLTEQGRQLKAKARAVPPGVASAARCSAAEAGAMIKRLDTLRAALQEATCP, encoded by the coding sequence ATGTCACATTCTGCGTCTCCGCGGGGCGATGCCGCCTTGCTGCTGGAAAACCAGCTTTGCTTCGCGCTGTACTCCACCAGCCTGGCCATGAGCAAGGTTTACCGCAAACTGCTGTCCCAGCTGGACCTCACCTATCCCCAGTATCTGGTGATGCTGGTGCTGTGGGAGCAGGATGGATTGACTGTCTCGGCAATAGGCGAAAGGCTGTTCCTGGACAGCGCGACGCTGACCCCCTTGCTGAAACGGCTGGAGGCCGCCGGCCTGGTCCAACGCGTCCGCGCCGAGCGTGACGAACGCCAGGTCATCGTGTCGCTGACCGAGCAGGGACGGCAACTGAAGGCCAAGGCTCGCGCCGTGCCCCCCGGGGTGGCGAGCGCCGCGCGTTGCAGCGCCGCCGAGGCGGGGGCGATGATCAAGCGGCTGGATACCCTGCGCGCTGCATTGCAGGAAGCCACATGCCCATAG
- the holA gene encoding DNA polymerase III subunit delta, producing MAQTLDADRFADHLRRAGTRLAPLYTVSGDEPLLVTEAMDALRAAARAAGYTERTSLVMDARSDWSAVVAATQTVSLFGDRRLLELKIPTGKPGKAGGDMLARLAEQADASGSDPDTVIAIGLPRLDKATRESRWMSALSRGVLVDIPNIERTRLPAWIGERLARQNQRADATTLQWMADKVEGNLLAAHQEIQKLALLYPEGMLEAEAVERAVLNVARYDVFGLRDAMLAGDVGRTVRMLDGLRAEGEALPLVLWAVGEEIRVLARVAQARASGQDSGAVMRKLRIFGAHERLAMQALSRVPARAWPAAVQHAHEVDRIIKGLSVPGRLSDPWEEMTRLALRVAAAGRRDA from the coding sequence ATGGCGCAAACCCTGGACGCCGACCGCTTCGCCGACCATCTGCGGCGCGCGGGAACACGGCTGGCGCCGCTGTACACGGTCAGCGGCGACGAGCCGCTGCTCGTCACCGAAGCCATGGACGCGCTGCGCGCGGCGGCGCGCGCGGCCGGCTACACCGAGCGTACGTCCCTGGTGATGGACGCCCGCAGCGACTGGAGCGCCGTCGTCGCCGCCACCCAGACCGTCTCGCTGTTCGGCGACCGTCGCCTGCTGGAACTGAAGATCCCGACCGGCAAGCCCGGCAAGGCCGGCGGCGACATGCTGGCCCGCCTGGCCGAACAGGCGGATGCCAGCGGCAGCGATCCTGACACGGTCATCGCCATCGGCCTGCCGCGACTGGACAAGGCCACTCGCGAAAGCCGCTGGATGTCGGCCCTGTCGCGCGGCGTTCTCGTCGACATTCCCAACATCGAGCGCACGCGGCTGCCTGCCTGGATAGGCGAACGGCTGGCGCGCCAGAACCAGCGCGCCGACGCCACCACTTTGCAGTGGATGGCGGACAAAGTCGAAGGCAACCTGCTGGCGGCGCACCAGGAAATACAGAAGCTGGCCCTGCTGTACCCCGAAGGCATGCTGGAAGCCGAAGCCGTGGAGCGCGCGGTGCTGAACGTCGCGCGCTATGACGTCTTCGGCCTGCGCGACGCCATGCTGGCCGGCGACGTCGGCCGCACCGTGCGCATGCTGGACGGCCTGCGCGCAGAAGGCGAGGCGCTGCCGCTGGTGCTTTGGGCGGTCGGAGAGGAAATCCGCGTCCTGGCCCGCGTGGCGCAGGCGCGCGCCAGCGGCCAGGACAGCGGCGCGGTCATGCGCAAGCTGCGGATCTTCGGGGCCCATGAACGGTTGGCGATGCAGGCGCTGTCGCGCGTGCCGGCGCGCGCCTGGCCGGCCGCCGTCCAGCACGCGCACGAGGTCGACCGCATCATCAAGGGGCTGTCCGTGCCGGGCCGCCTGTCCGATCCGTGGGAAGAGATGACCCGCCTGGCGCTGCGGGTGGCCGCCGCCGGCCGCCGGGACGCCTGA
- the leuS gene encoding leucine--tRNA ligase, giving the protein MQERYNPNAVEAAAQDVWRSNDVYRVSEHARNASGAEKPKFYACSMLPYPSGKLHMGHVRNYTINDMMARQLRMRGYNVLMPMGWDAFGMPAENAAIKSKVPPAKWTYDNIAYMKKQMQAMGLAIDWSREMSACDPAYYKWNQWLFLKMLEKGIAYRKTQVVNWDPVDQTVLANEQVIDGRGWRSGALVEKREIPGYYLRITDYAEELLDRVKTGLPGWPERVRLMQENWIGKSEGVRFAFTHDIRDESGQLVQDGKLYVFTTRADTIMGVTFCAVAPEHPLATLAARDNAELADFIERCKLGGTTEAELATREKEGLPTGLQVTHPLTGQPVDVWVGNYVLMSYGDGAVMGVPAHDERDFAFARKYGLEIRQVVDVPGKTYSTDAWQEWYADKQSGRLVHSGKYDGLDFKHAVDAIAADLASLGLGEKQTTWRLRDWGISRQRYWGTPIPIIHCADCGPVPVPEKDLPVVLPEDLIPDGTGNPLAKNEAFLSCACPTCGKPARRETDTMDTFVDSSWYFMRYTSPGNDGAMVDGRNDYWMPMDQYIGGIEHAVLHLLYARFWTKVMRDLGLLKFDEPFTRLLCQGMVLNHIYSRKTEHGGIEYFWPDEVENVYDAKGAITGARRKSDGSDVVYGGVGTMSKSKNNGVDPQSLIDTLGADTARLFVMFASPPEQTLEWSDSGVEGANRFLRRLWSHGWSQRDAVAAGLAAHDIDWRGAPEAAKDLRREIHTLLKQADYDYERIQYNTVVSACMKMLNAIENADLPAGPASDAARAECLGILLRVLYPVVPHITWQLWQELGYAGLYGDLLDAPWPQVDDAALVADELELMLQVNGKLRGALRVPAQAAREEIEAQAAAHEAVARFLEGRPPKRVIVVPGKLVNVVG; this is encoded by the coding sequence ATGCAGGAACGCTACAACCCCAATGCCGTCGAAGCCGCCGCCCAGGACGTCTGGCGCAGTAACGACGTCTATCGCGTCAGCGAGCACGCCCGCAATGCCAGCGGCGCCGAAAAGCCGAAGTTCTACGCGTGTTCCATGCTGCCCTACCCCAGCGGTAAATTGCACATGGGCCATGTCCGCAACTACACCATCAATGACATGATGGCGCGGCAACTGCGCATGCGCGGCTACAACGTGCTGATGCCCATGGGCTGGGATGCCTTCGGCATGCCCGCGGAAAACGCCGCCATCAAGTCCAAGGTGCCGCCCGCGAAGTGGACCTACGACAACATCGCCTACATGAAGAAGCAGATGCAGGCGATGGGTCTGGCGATCGACTGGTCGCGCGAAATGAGCGCCTGCGATCCCGCGTACTACAAGTGGAACCAGTGGCTGTTCCTGAAGATGCTGGAAAAAGGCATCGCCTACCGCAAGACCCAGGTCGTCAACTGGGACCCGGTGGACCAGACCGTGCTGGCGAACGAACAGGTTATCGACGGCCGCGGCTGGCGCTCGGGCGCCCTGGTGGAAAAGCGCGAGATCCCGGGCTACTACCTGCGCATCACCGATTACGCCGAAGAACTGCTCGACCGGGTCAAGACCGGCCTGCCGGGCTGGCCCGAGCGCGTGCGGCTGATGCAGGAAAACTGGATAGGCAAGAGCGAAGGCGTGCGCTTTGCCTTCACGCACGACATCCGCGACGAATCGGGCCAGTTGGTGCAGGACGGCAAGCTTTACGTGTTCACCACCCGCGCCGACACCATCATGGGCGTCACGTTCTGCGCGGTGGCGCCGGAACACCCGCTGGCCACGCTGGCCGCGCGCGACAACGCGGAACTGGCCGACTTCATCGAACGCTGCAAGCTGGGCGGCACGACCGAGGCCGAACTGGCGACCCGCGAAAAGGAAGGCCTGCCCACGGGCCTGCAGGTCACGCATCCCCTGACCGGCCAGCCCGTCGACGTGTGGGTCGGCAACTACGTGCTGATGAGCTATGGCGACGGCGCCGTCATGGGCGTGCCGGCGCACGACGAACGCGACTTCGCCTTCGCGCGCAAATACGGCCTGGAAATCCGGCAAGTCGTGGACGTGCCCGGCAAGACCTACTCTACCGATGCCTGGCAGGAGTGGTACGCCGACAAGCAAAGCGGCCGCCTCGTCCATTCCGGCAAGTATGACGGCCTGGACTTCAAGCACGCGGTGGACGCCATCGCCGCCGACCTGGCGTCGCTGGGCCTGGGCGAAAAACAGACCACCTGGCGCCTGCGCGACTGGGGCATTTCGCGCCAGCGCTATTGGGGCACGCCCATCCCCATCATCCATTGCGCCGACTGCGGCCCGGTGCCGGTCCCGGAAAAGGACCTGCCCGTGGTCCTGCCCGAAGACCTGATCCCCGACGGCACCGGCAATCCGCTGGCGAAGAACGAAGCCTTCCTGTCCTGCGCCTGCCCCACGTGCGGCAAGCCTGCGCGCCGCGAGACGGACACCATGGATACCTTCGTCGATTCGTCGTGGTATTTCATGCGCTACACCTCGCCCGGCAACGATGGCGCGATGGTCGACGGCCGCAATGATTACTGGATGCCGATGGACCAGTACATCGGCGGCATCGAGCACGCGGTGCTGCACCTGTTGTATGCGCGGTTCTGGACCAAGGTCATGCGCGACCTGGGCCTGCTCAAGTTCGATGAACCGTTCACGCGCCTGCTCTGCCAGGGCATGGTGCTGAACCATATCTATTCGCGCAAGACGGAACACGGCGGCATCGAGTACTTCTGGCCGGACGAAGTCGAAAACGTCTACGACGCCAAGGGCGCCATCACCGGCGCGCGCCGCAAGTCGGACGGCAGCGACGTCGTCTACGGCGGCGTGGGCACCATGTCCAAGTCGAAGAACAATGGCGTGGATCCGCAGTCGCTGATCGACACCCTGGGCGCGGACACCGCGCGCCTGTTCGTCATGTTCGCCAGCCCACCCGAGCAGACGCTGGAGTGGTCCGACTCCGGCGTGGAGGGCGCCAACCGCTTCCTGCGCCGCCTGTGGTCGCATGGCTGGTCGCAGCGCGACGCCGTGGCGGCCGGCCTGGCGGCGCACGACATCGACTGGCGCGGCGCGCCCGAGGCGGCCAAGGATCTGCGCCGCGAAATCCACACGCTGCTCAAGCAGGCCGACTACGACTACGAGCGCATCCAGTACAACACCGTGGTGTCGGCCTGCATGAAGATGCTGAACGCCATCGAAAACGCCGACCTGCCGGCCGGCCCGGCATCCGACGCCGCGCGCGCCGAATGCCTGGGAATCCTGCTGCGCGTGCTCTATCCGGTGGTGCCGCACATCACCTGGCAGCTGTGGCAGGAACTCGGCTATGCCGGCCTTTACGGCGACCTGCTGGACGCCCCCTGGCCGCAGGTCGACGACGCCGCGCTCGTGGCGGACGAACTGGAGCTGATGCTGCAGGTCAACGGCAAGCTGCGCGGCGCGCTGCGCGTGCCGGCGCAGGCCGCGCGCGAAGAGATCGAGGCCCAGGCCGCGGCGCATGAGGCAGTGGCCCGGTTTCTCGAGGGCCGGCCGCCCAAACGGGTTATCGTGGTGCCCGGCAAACTGGTCAACGTCGTAGGTTAA
- the pxpB gene encoding 5-oxoprolinase subunit PxpB, with the protein MDSQAPDSPFPWRIDPVGDRCLLVTLGDHVDGAVNRSVLALAAHLLADPPPGVIDVVPAFTTVALHYLPQAYAGQAGTPHACLAAIVADRLRRGVPDIGAESRLVEVPACYGGAYGPDLDEVAGRCGLSTSEVIELHCASPLTIYTFFFAPGTPFAGGLDARLAVPRRATPRTEVPAGSVAIANGLSMIYQLAMPGGWNLIGRTPWNLFDLRREPPARLRLGDRLRFVPISPAEFDRLYEARP; encoded by the coding sequence ATGGACAGTCAGGCCCCGGATTCCCCTTTCCCTTGGCGCATCGATCCGGTCGGCGACCGTTGCCTGCTGGTCACCCTCGGAGACCATGTGGACGGCGCGGTGAACCGTTCGGTCCTGGCGCTGGCGGCGCATCTACTGGCGGACCCGCCGCCGGGCGTGATCGACGTGGTACCGGCCTTCACCACGGTAGCCTTGCATTACCTGCCGCAGGCTTACGCCGGGCAGGCCGGCACGCCGCACGCCTGCCTGGCCGCCATCGTGGCGGACCGCCTGCGCCGGGGCGTGCCCGATATCGGCGCTGAATCGCGGCTGGTGGAGGTGCCCGCCTGCTATGGCGGCGCGTATGGCCCGGACCTGGACGAAGTGGCGGGGCGCTGTGGCCTGTCCACCAGCGAGGTGATCGAACTGCACTGCGCCTCGCCCCTGACGATCTACACCTTCTTTTTCGCCCCCGGCACGCCCTTCGCCGGCGGACTGGACGCGCGGCTGGCGGTACCCCGGCGGGCCACGCCGCGCACCGAAGTGCCGGCGGGTTCGGTCGCCATCGCCAACGGCCTGTCGATGATCTACCAACTGGCCATGCCTGGCGGCTGGAACCTGATCGGACGCACGCCCTGGAACCTGTTCGATCTGCGGCGCGAGCCTCCGGCCCGCCTGCGCCTGGGCGATCGCCTGCGCTTCGTGCCGATTTCGCCGGCCGAATTCGACCGTCTCTACGAGGCGCGGCCGTGA
- a CDS encoding UDP-2,3-diacylglucosamine diphosphatase, which produces MNEIRPTHWRTVWISDLHLGTTGCKAEFLLDFLDHNEAETLYLVGDIIDGWQLRKHWHWPRAHNDVVQRILRKAREGTRVVFVPGNHDEFAREFIGYAFGDIEIVDEDVHETADGRKLLVLHGDQFDGVIQHSKWLAHLGDTLYQFALWLNHYFNRMRHRMGLHYWSLSQYLKHKVKNAVAFITDFEHALAGEARRRGLDGVVCGHIHKAELRDIDGVLYCNDGDWVESLSALTEDHTGQLQLLDWATVLADRAADAPPARAPRPVSLPALPSALRRQGKHP; this is translated from the coding sequence GTGAACGAGATTCGCCCGACGCATTGGCGCACTGTGTGGATTTCCGATTTGCATCTCGGCACGACGGGGTGCAAAGCAGAATTCCTCCTGGATTTCCTGGACCACAACGAAGCCGAGACGCTGTACCTGGTCGGCGACATCATCGACGGCTGGCAATTGCGCAAGCACTGGCATTGGCCGCGCGCCCACAACGACGTCGTGCAACGCATCCTGCGCAAGGCGCGGGAAGGCACCCGGGTGGTGTTCGTGCCGGGCAACCATGACGAATTTGCCCGCGAATTCATCGGCTATGCCTTCGGCGACATCGAGATCGTCGACGAAGACGTCCACGAGACGGCCGACGGACGCAAGCTGCTGGTGCTGCACGGCGACCAGTTCGACGGCGTGATACAGCACAGCAAATGGCTGGCGCACCTGGGCGACACGCTGTACCAGTTCGCGCTGTGGCTGAACCACTACTTCAACCGCATGCGCCATCGCATGGGGCTGCACTACTGGTCGCTGTCCCAGTACCTCAAGCACAAGGTCAAGAACGCGGTCGCCTTCATCACCGACTTCGAACACGCCCTGGCCGGGGAAGCCCGCCGGCGCGGGCTGGATGGCGTCGTCTGCGGGCACATCCACAAGGCGGAACTGCGCGACATCGACGGCGTGCTGTACTGCAACGATGGCGACTGGGTGGAAAGCCTGTCGGCCCTGACCGAAGACCATACCGGCCAATTGCAGTTGCTCGACTGGGCAACCGTCCTGGCCGATCGCGCGGCGGACGCCCCGCCGGCACGCGCGCCGCGGCCGGTATCCCTGCCCGCGCTGCCCTCGGCCCTGCGCCGCCAGGGCAAGCATCCGTAA
- a CDS encoding organic hydroperoxide resistance protein, producing MSIEKVLYRAQATANGGRDGRARSSDGVLDIQLSTPRELGGAGGPGTNPEQLFAAGYSACFLGALKFVAGKEKVTLPAETSITGSVGIGAIPTGFGIEVELKISIPGLDPAQARQLVDKAHIVCPYSNATRGNIDVTLTIV from the coding sequence ATGTCCATCGAAAAAGTCCTGTACCGTGCCCAAGCCACCGCCAACGGGGGCCGCGACGGCCGCGCCCGCTCGTCCGACGGCGTGCTCGACATCCAGCTCAGCACCCCGCGCGAACTGGGCGGCGCCGGCGGTCCCGGTACCAATCCCGAACAGCTCTTCGCGGCTGGCTATTCCGCCTGCTTCCTGGGCGCGCTGAAATTCGTGGCGGGCAAGGAAAAAGTGACCCTGCCAGCTGAAACCAGCATCACCGGCTCCGTCGGTATCGGCGCCATCCCCACCGGCTTCGGTATCGAAGTGGAATTGAAGATCTCCATCCCGGGGCTGGATCCCGCGCAGGCCCGCCAACTGGTCGACAAGGCCCACATCGTTTGCCCGTACTCGAACGCGACGCGCGGCAACATCGACGTGACCCTGACCATCGTTTAA